The proteins below come from a single Synechococcus sp. WH 8101 genomic window:
- a CDS encoding Dps family protein gives MASAPSIDIGIAASQREEIAAGLSRLLADTYVLYGKTHGFHWNVTGPMFNTLHLMFMEQYTELWNALDEIAERIRALGVVAPHGGSTLAGLASIQEADQQPAALDMVRELVAGHEAVARTARSVFPLADAASDEPTADLLTQRLQIHEKTAWMLRSLLEA, from the coding sequence ATGGCCAGCGCTCCCTCGATCGACATCGGCATTGCCGCCAGCCAGCGTGAAGAGATTGCCGCCGGGCTCAGCCGCCTGCTGGCCGACACCTATGTGCTGTATGGCAAGACCCACGGCTTTCACTGGAACGTGACCGGGCCGATGTTCAACACGCTCCACCTGATGTTCATGGAGCAATACACCGAGCTCTGGAACGCCCTCGACGAAATCGCCGAACGGATCCGCGCCCTCGGCGTGGTCGCTCCCCATGGCGGCAGCACCCTGGCCGGGCTGGCCTCAATCCAGGAAGCGGATCAGCAGCCGGCAGCGCTCGATATGGTGCGCGAACTGGTGGCAGGCCATGAAGCGGTGGCCCGCACGGCCCGCAGTGTGTTTCCCCTGGCCGATGCTGCCAGCGATGAACCCACGGCCGATCTGCTCACGCAGCGGCTGCAGATTCACGAGAAAACGGCCTGGATGCTGCGCAGCCTTCTGGAAGCGTGA
- a CDS encoding CTP synthase — MAKFVFVTGGVVSSIGKGIVAASLGRLLKSRGYNVSILKLDPYLNVDPGTMSPFQHGEVFVTEDGAETDLDLGHYERFTDTAMSRLNSVTTGSIYQSVINKERRGDYNGGTVQVIPHITGEIRERIHRVAANSGADVVITEIGGTVGDIESLPFLEAIREFRGDVGRHDLAYIHVTLLPYIGTSGELKTKPTQHSVKELRSIGIQPDLLVCRSDREINDELKRKIGGFCGVPQRAVIPSLDADSIYAVPLTLEEEGLCREVLDVLQLTDHESDMTGWAQLVHKLRNPGPAVKVALVGKYVQLNDAYLSVVEALRHACLAQDASLDLHWVCAEEIESRGPEPLLQGMDAVVVPGGFGNRGVDGKVAAIRWAREQRVPFLGLCLGMQTAVIEWARNQAGLSGASSAELDPGTTHPVIHLLPEQQDVVDLGGTMRLGVYPCRLAPGTMAARLYGAEVVYERHRHRYEFNNAYRSLFLESGYAISGTSPDGRLVELIELPDHPFFTACQYHPEFLSRPGRPHPLFRGLIEAAQQRLA; from the coding sequence ATGGCCAAGTTCGTCTTCGTCACCGGTGGAGTGGTCTCCAGCATCGGCAAGGGAATTGTGGCCGCCAGCCTGGGACGCCTGCTCAAATCCCGCGGCTACAACGTTTCGATCCTGAAGCTGGATCCCTATCTGAATGTGGATCCGGGCACGATGAGTCCGTTTCAGCATGGCGAAGTGTTCGTCACAGAAGACGGCGCCGAAACCGACCTCGACCTGGGCCATTACGAGCGCTTCACCGACACGGCAATGTCGCGGCTCAACAGCGTGACCACCGGTTCGATCTACCAATCGGTGATCAACAAGGAACGGCGGGGTGACTACAACGGCGGCACGGTGCAGGTGATCCCCCACATCACCGGCGAGATTCGCGAACGCATTCATCGCGTCGCCGCCAACTCAGGCGCCGATGTGGTAATCACCGAGATCGGCGGCACCGTGGGCGACATCGAATCGCTGCCTTTTCTGGAAGCGATCCGAGAGTTCCGGGGCGATGTGGGCCGGCATGACCTGGCCTACATCCATGTGACCCTGCTGCCTTACATCGGCACCTCGGGCGAACTGAAAACCAAACCCACTCAGCACTCGGTGAAGGAGCTGCGCTCCATCGGTATCCAGCCCGATCTGCTCGTGTGCCGCAGCGACCGGGAGATCAACGACGAGCTCAAACGCAAGATCGGCGGCTTCTGCGGAGTGCCGCAGCGAGCGGTGATTCCCTCCCTCGACGCCGACAGCATCTACGCCGTGCCCCTGACCCTCGAGGAGGAGGGCCTCTGCCGCGAGGTGCTGGATGTGCTGCAACTCACCGATCATGAGAGCGACATGACCGGCTGGGCCCAGCTGGTGCACAAACTGCGCAACCCCGGCCCCGCCGTGAAGGTGGCTCTGGTGGGGAAGTATGTGCAGCTCAACGACGCCTACCTGTCGGTGGTGGAAGCGTTGCGCCACGCCTGCCTGGCCCAGGATGCCTCCCTGGATCTGCACTGGGTCTGCGCTGAGGAGATCGAGAGCCGCGGGCCCGAGCCTCTGCTGCAGGGCATGGATGCGGTGGTGGTGCCCGGGGGCTTCGGCAACCGGGGGGTGGATGGCAAGGTGGCGGCGATCCGCTGGGCCCGTGAACAGCGGGTGCCCTTCCTGGGCCTCTGCCTTGGCATGCAAACCGCCGTGATCGAGTGGGCCCGCAACCAGGCGGGGCTGAGCGGCGCCTCCAGCGCCGAGCTGGACCCAGGCACGACCCATCCGGTGATCCACCTGCTGCCCGAACAACAGGATGTGGTGGATCTGGGGGGCACGATGCGACTCGGTGTCTATCCCTGCCGTCTGGCGCCGGGCACGATGGCGGCGCGGCTGTATGGCGCCGAGGTGGTGTATGAGCGGCATCGCCACCGCTACGAATTCAACAACGCCTATCGCAGCCTGTTCCTGGAATCGGGCTATGCAATCAGCGGCACCTCCCCGGATGGACGCCTGGTGGAACTGATCGAACTGCCGGATCATCCCTTCTTCACCGCCTGCCAATACCACCCCGAATTTCTCTCCCGGCCTGGGCGCCCCCATCCCCTCTTCCGCGGTCTGATCGAGGCGGCCCAACAGCGCTTGGCATGA
- a CDS encoding RNA polymerase sigma factor, RpoD/SigA family: MTTSERSTGVSRSRAGAGNDLLRLYLQDIGRVNLLSNEEEVLLARQVQRREQLLRQERELAEAHPVLRRLLELEELQQREANHHCHWPTRQEWARAAGMSVAELQTILNEGYGTWSRLIDLEPRTLKAQLRDGRRARDRMIAANLRLVVTVAKKYQQRGLELLDLVQEGTLGLERAVEKFDPTRGFRFSTYAYWWIRQGITRAIATQSRTIRLPVHVTEKLNRIKRVQQEIASQEGRIATLTDLAQKLGLSEETVRLTLMRVPRSVSLEMRVGKEQDTQLGDLLEDGKATPEQELTRAALHHDLEHLLDELTDREAAVIRLRFGLEDDTPCTLAQIGETMALSRERVRQIETRALLKLRQPQRRCKVRDYIQGLDS; the protein is encoded by the coding sequence TTGACCACAAGCGAACGATCGACCGGCGTCAGCCGGAGTCGCGCCGGTGCCGGAAACGACCTGTTGCGCCTGTATCTCCAGGACATCGGCCGGGTGAACCTGCTCAGCAATGAGGAGGAGGTGCTGCTGGCCCGGCAGGTGCAACGCCGGGAGCAGCTCTTGCGGCAGGAACGGGAGCTGGCTGAAGCGCATCCGGTTCTGCGCCGTTTGCTGGAGCTGGAGGAACTGCAGCAGCGGGAAGCCAATCACCACTGCCACTGGCCGACCCGCCAAGAATGGGCCCGGGCGGCAGGGATGAGCGTCGCCGAGCTGCAAACGATCCTCAACGAGGGCTACGGCACCTGGAGCCGCCTGATCGACCTGGAGCCACGCACGCTCAAAGCCCAGCTGCGCGATGGACGCCGCGCGCGCGACCGGATGATCGCCGCCAACCTGCGCCTGGTGGTGACGGTGGCGAAGAAGTATCAGCAGCGGGGTCTTGAGCTCCTGGATCTGGTGCAGGAGGGCACCCTGGGCCTGGAGCGAGCGGTGGAGAAATTTGATCCCACCCGCGGTTTCCGCTTCAGCACCTATGCCTACTGGTGGATTCGCCAGGGCATCACCCGGGCAATTGCCACCCAGAGCCGCACGATCCGCCTGCCGGTTCATGTGACGGAAAAGCTCAACAGGATCAAGCGGGTGCAACAGGAGATCGCCAGTCAGGAGGGCCGGATCGCCACCCTCACCGACCTGGCCCAGAAGCTGGGGCTCAGCGAGGAGACCGTGCGCCTCACCCTGATGCGTGTGCCGCGCTCGGTGTCTCTAGAGATGCGGGTGGGCAAGGAACAGGACACCCAGCTGGGTGATCTGCTGGAAGACGGCAAGGCAACCCCGGAGCAGGAACTGACCCGCGCTGCCCTGCATCACGATCTGGAGCACCTGCTCGATGAACTCACCGACCGGGAAGCGGCGGTGATCCGGCTGCGCTTCGGACTGGAAGACGACACCCCCTGCACCCTGGCGCAGATCGGTGAAACGATGGCCCTCTCGCGCGAAAGGGTGCGACAGATCGAGACCCGGGCCCTGCTCAAATTGCGCCAGCCCCAGCGGCGCTGCAAGGTGCGCGATTACATCCAGGGTCTGGATTCCTGA
- a CDS encoding ecotin family protein, with translation MTRTWSQTVGRRAWAAALLISALGAAAPTKAIPRLDLSGYPAPAPGLKRWVIQPSGLLPKSSDPRISANPIDWRIQLIVGREVMLDCNLQRLSGPGLTMRRLPQASGRALFEVKGPVMVVSTRKACPPDQKPEPSFLSLGKQPYLVPYNASWPIVVDLPANLDLRWRLWKAETLQQPAVQL, from the coding sequence ATGACCAGAACGTGGAGCCAGACGGTGGGGCGGCGAGCATGGGCGGCAGCATTGTTGATCAGCGCCCTGGGCGCTGCTGCTCCCACCAAGGCGATCCCCCGCCTCGATCTGAGTGGGTATCCCGCACCGGCACCTGGTCTGAAGCGTTGGGTGATTCAGCCCTCCGGCCTGCTGCCGAAGAGCTCGGATCCCAGGATTTCTGCCAACCCGATCGATTGGCGCATCCAGCTGATCGTGGGCCGGGAGGTGATGCTGGATTGCAACCTGCAGCGTCTGTCGGGGCCTGGCCTAACGATGCGCCGCCTGCCGCAGGCGTCCGGACGGGCCCTGTTTGAAGTAAAAGGTCCTGTGATGGTGGTCAGCACCCGCAAGGCCTGCCCGCCGGATCAGAAGCCCGAGCCTTCCTTCCTCTCCCTCGGCAAGCAGCCCTATCTGGTGCCTTACAACGCCTCCTGGCCGATCGTGGTGGATCTGCCGGCCAATCTGGATCTGCGCTGGCGTCTCTGGAAGGCCGAGACCCTCCAGCAGCCAGCGGTGCAGCTGTGA
- a CDS encoding 7-carboxy-7-deazaguanine synthase QueE — MSETLPVVETFHSLQGEGLHAGRSAFFLRLGGCTVGCPWCDTKHSWPAEAHPQRSVNSLATATAEAASAGAAFVVITGGEPLHHQLDALTTAIRGVCSLPVHLETSGVDPLSGAPDWITLSPKRHSPPRAELLQACDELKVVVHEPADLLFAEVVATQAPQATWLLQPGWSSEEGQELAIAMARGNSRWRLSLQSHKWLGVR; from the coding sequence ATGAGCGAGACGCTGCCCGTGGTGGAAACCTTCCACTCACTCCAGGGTGAGGGTCTCCATGCCGGGCGCAGTGCCTTCTTCCTCCGCCTCGGGGGCTGCACGGTGGGCTGCCCCTGGTGCGACACCAAACACTCCTGGCCGGCGGAGGCCCATCCGCAACGAAGCGTCAACAGCCTCGCCACTGCCACAGCAGAAGCGGCCAGTGCAGGGGCTGCCTTTGTGGTGATCACCGGCGGCGAACCGCTGCATCACCAACTCGACGCCCTCACCACGGCAATCCGTGGCGTCTGCAGCCTTCCAGTGCATCTGGAAACCAGTGGCGTGGATCCCCTCAGCGGTGCACCCGACTGGATCACCCTCTCACCGAAGCGCCACAGCCCGCCGCGCGCCGAGCTGCTGCAGGCCTGTGATGAACTCAAGGTGGTGGTGCACGAGCCGGCGGATCTGCTCTTTGCCGAGGTGGTGGCGACCCAGGCACCACAGGCCACCTGGCTGCTTCAACCGGGATGGAGCAGCGAGGAAGGACAGGAGCTGGCCATCGCGATGGCCCGCGGCAACAGCCGCTGGCGCCTCAGCCTCCAGAGCCACAAGTGGCTAGGGGTGCGTTGA